One stretch of Streptomyces sp. NBC_00443 DNA includes these proteins:
- a CDS encoding NAD(P)/FAD-dependent oxidoreductase, with protein sequence MSEQTQQRGTSAARRVVVAGAGMAGVQTAVALREQGFTGTVTLIGAEPHQPYDRPPLSKAVLLGKAEGSAFDVDFEALGVELQLGREVLGVRPAEHTLDTEAGPVPYDVLVLATGAEPIRLPGAEGVPGVHLLRTLDDAERLRPVLARQHDIVVVGAGWIGAEFATAAREAGCAVTVVEAAERPLPGALPAEVAAPMTAWYEDSGTVLRTHARVERVEPGEVILDDGSRVPAGAVVVGIGARPATAWLADSGIELGVQGDVVADERLRTSVPDVYAVGDCASFPSGRYGERLLVHHWDNALQGPRTVAANILGESSAIYDPVPYFWSEQFGRFVQYAGHHAAADTLVWRGDPSGPAWTVCWLRGERLVALLAVGRPRDLAQGRRLIDAGTPVDAELLRDPGRPMKAAVA encoded by the coding sequence GTGAGCGAGCAGACGCAGCAACGGGGCACGTCAGCGGCACGCCGCGTGGTCGTCGCCGGTGCCGGCATGGCCGGCGTGCAGACGGCGGTCGCCCTGCGGGAACAGGGCTTCACCGGCACCGTCACACTGATCGGCGCCGAACCCCACCAGCCGTACGACCGGCCGCCCCTGTCCAAGGCCGTGCTGCTCGGCAAGGCCGAGGGCTCCGCCTTCGACGTCGACTTCGAGGCGCTCGGCGTCGAACTCCAGCTGGGGCGCGAGGTGCTGGGCGTACGCCCCGCCGAGCACACGCTGGACACCGAGGCCGGGCCCGTCCCGTACGACGTCCTCGTCCTCGCCACCGGTGCCGAACCGATCCGGCTGCCGGGCGCGGAGGGTGTGCCCGGAGTGCATCTGCTGCGCACCCTGGACGACGCCGAGCGGTTGCGGCCGGTACTGGCCCGGCAGCACGACATCGTGGTGGTCGGGGCGGGCTGGATCGGCGCGGAGTTCGCCACGGCCGCGCGCGAGGCGGGCTGCGCGGTGACCGTCGTGGAGGCCGCCGAACGGCCGCTCCCGGGTGCGCTGCCCGCGGAGGTGGCCGCGCCGATGACCGCCTGGTACGAGGACAGCGGGACGGTGCTGCGCACGCACGCGCGCGTGGAGCGCGTCGAACCCGGCGAGGTGATCCTCGACGACGGCTCGCGGGTGCCCGCCGGTGCGGTCGTGGTCGGCATCGGGGCGCGGCCCGCCACGGCCTGGCTGGCCGATTCGGGCATCGAGCTCGGCGTACAGGGAGACGTCGTGGCCGACGAACGCCTGCGCACGTCCGTGCCGGACGTCTACGCGGTCGGCGACTGTGCCTCCTTCCCGTCGGGACGGTACGGCGAGCGCCTCCTGGTCCACCACTGGGACAACGCCCTCCAGGGCCCGCGCACGGTCGCCGCGAACATCCTCGGCGAGAGCTCCGCGATCTACGACCCCGTGCCGTACTTCTGGTCCGAACAGTTCGGCCGCTTCGTCCAGTACGCCGGCCATCACGCCGCCGCCGACACGCTCGTGTGGCGCGGCGACCCGTCGGGCCCCGCCTGGACCGTCTGCTGGCTGCGGGGTGAGCGACTCGTCGCCCTGCTGGCGGTGGGCCGACCGAGGGATCTGGCACAGGGCCGACGGCTGATCGACGCGGGCACGCCGGTCGACGCGGAGCTGCTGAGGGACCCGGGGCGGCCGATGAAGGCGGCGGTGGCGTAG
- a CDS encoding Rv2175c family DNA-binding protein, whose protein sequence is MTEIDARTDALVPAWLTLPDIAEMLGVEVTRVRQLVKDGQLIAVRRGENRALHVPAAFIDEDKVVKGLSGTLTLLRDDGFTDEEMLEWLFTPDDSLPGTPAQALSENRGTEVKRRAQALAV, encoded by the coding sequence GTGACCGAGATTGACGCAAGAACCGATGCTCTCGTCCCCGCCTGGCTCACCCTCCCCGACATCGCCGAAATGCTCGGCGTCGAGGTGACCCGCGTCCGGCAGCTGGTCAAGGACGGCCAGCTCATCGCCGTACGCCGTGGTGAGAACCGCGCGCTGCACGTCCCCGCCGCCTTCATCGACGAGGACAAGGTCGTCAAGGGTCTGTCCGGGACCCTGACGCTCCTGCGGGACGACGGCTTCACGGACGAAGAGATGCTGGAGTGGCTCTTCACCCCCGACGACAGCCTGCCCGGCACCCCCGCGCAAGCCCTCAGTGAGAATCGCGGCACGGAGGTGAAGCGCCGCGCCCAGGCGCTCGCCGTCTGA
- the thiE gene encoding thiamine phosphate synthase, with amino-acid sequence MSDTVTAGTARAQLADARLYLCSGARKQQGDLAEFLDAVLAAGVDIVQLRDKGMEAAEELEHLKVFADACARHGKLLAVNDRADVAHAAGADVLHLGQGDLPVSAARAILGGDVLIGRSTHSESEASAAAVQEGVDYFCTGPCWPTPTKPGRHAPGLDLVRHTAALGTDRPWFAIGGIDLANLDQVLEAGARRAVVVRAITEADDPGAAATEFAKRLRQG; translated from the coding sequence ATGTCCGACACCGTCACCGCAGGCACCGCCCGCGCCCAGCTCGCCGATGCCCGGCTCTACCTCTGCAGCGGCGCCCGCAAGCAGCAGGGCGACCTCGCGGAGTTCCTGGACGCCGTGCTGGCGGCGGGCGTCGACATCGTGCAGTTGCGGGACAAGGGCATGGAGGCGGCCGAGGAGCTGGAGCATCTGAAGGTCTTCGCCGACGCCTGCGCCCGGCACGGCAAGCTCCTCGCGGTCAACGACCGTGCCGACGTGGCCCACGCCGCCGGCGCCGACGTCCTGCACCTCGGCCAGGGCGACCTGCCCGTATCCGCGGCCCGCGCGATCCTCGGCGGCGACGTCCTCATCGGCCGCTCCACGCACTCCGAGTCCGAGGCGTCCGCGGCCGCCGTCCAGGAGGGCGTCGACTACTTCTGCACCGGCCCCTGCTGGCCGACCCCCACCAAGCCCGGCCGCCACGCCCCCGGTCTCGACCTGGTCCGCCACACGGCAGCCCTCGGCACCGACCGCCCCTGGTTCGCGATCGGCGGCATCGACCTCGCCAACCTCGACCAGGTACTGGAGGCGGGCGCCCGCCGTGCCGTCGTCGTACGGGCGATCACGGAGGCGGACGACCCGGGCGCGGCGGCCACGGAGTTCGCCAAGCGGCTGCGGCAGGGGTAG